In the Cylindrospermopsis raciborskii Cr2010 genome, TTCTATAAGCTGTTCGGGAAACATACATTTGTCAGAATCACAAGCAGTTGGCCCTGATTCTATTAATTCACCTAAATCATAACGACTTAGAGCTTGACAAAAATCTTCCGTTCTCCGTCGCAACTTTACCTGAGCGGATAACATTTGATATGTTTTCTGATCTATCGGTTCAAAGGGTAGACGAGGAAAGGTTTGAATATCATCAAATCTCCCTAGTATGGCTGCTGAAATATACCCTTCATCCTTCTGAATGGCTTCATATATGCGAGTTCCTAAGCATTCAACTTCGTCAGATCTCAATTCTAAGGTTGCTGAGGTATTATGGGTAGTATAACACCTCTGTACCTCCATGACAAAATCTAACTGAGCCAAAGCAGAAAATTTGGATACATCTATTTTGTCTGCTCCTGGTAAATCCGCCCAAGAAACCGCTACGGGGATTTCTACTAACCACTCACTACAACGGGGGTCAAAGGGATTATCCAGTAAATTACCTTGTTCGTCTTTATCAGATTGGGAAGGTATGACACTGTACCCATAATCCAAACAAGCTAGAGCTACTGGGTCGTTTTTACGGAAAGTAATCCGACGAATAAATCGTTGCGCTTTGGGAGGGTGCCAACCAGGAGAAGCACCTGTTAATAAGGATTTTGTGCCGCTAGGTTGAACAGTGGTACAACGATTGGGCCTTTTAATCCCATGTTTGTCGCAATATTCCCAAACGGTTTGATGTACTATTTCTCGCCATTTATTGAGATATTTTTGCTCACCCCGTTTAAATATTAGTCCTTCCTGGGTTTCTGGTCTTCCCTGTTCCCACCAATGTAACCACTCCACACCAAAAGCATGAACAAAGAAGTCAAACAACCCCGTGAAGGAAACACCAACAATGGGATCCAATTCTCGACTATGTTGATAGCGGATCTCCTGAAATTTGTGATTTAATAAGGCAGCTACGGATATAGCAGCTGCTTTAAAGGCTTCCTCCTGTTCCTTATAGTTATCAGGATCAATTTGGTTTAAATGTACTTCGGCTAAGTTACAATGGAAGTCAGCACCAATAATTTCACCACAGGGGTTTAAACCATATCTACCCAAACGATGTTCCAGCTCTGAATCTTCCATCTCTGGATAATTTTCTTTTATCCATGTTCTGGCCTGTCCTGTTGCATAAGCATTCAGAAACTGTTTTTTTAGTTCAAGGGTTTTGAGTAAATCAATATTTGCTCTAGCTACTGTTTCACCAGCCCATTGAATTGCTCCTTCACCACTATAATACTGTTTCTGAACAGCTGCAAGGCATTCTTCTAAAGTAGGTTTGTGATGAAACACTCGAGTATGATTGGCCATGCGCAAAGCATCTCTTTCTGGGTCTATGCTCCAGTTTCCTTGAGCATCTTGTTTCCACAGATTATCTTTGGCTGTTGCTCCATTTTCATCCTCTGCAATGAATTGTCTCATACCCGCCGATCTCCGAATATTACCAGCAACAATTGATACGGCAGCTTCGTCTATTAATAGACAGCATTCGACGGAATTTAACTTTCTACCTACAGCTTGGTTGAGAATAGAAGCACAACGAGTATATAATCCGGATAATTTGACTGGGTTAGCAACACCACCAAATCCCTTGAGGGTTTCTCCGGAGCGACGCACATCATCAAGATTTACACACACTTGAATATCATCGGTAAAGCGTATATCCGTAGAGAGTTCTAGAAGGGTTTGGTAGGAATTTACCCAACCTTCTCGACTATCTCCTACATAAATAGTCACCCGATTACCTTCTATAACTGTTTCTGTAAACTCCCGACGGTCTTTTTCTGGAGTGTTGCCAATTTTCCCCTGAATGGTCACCTGTAACCGATTACGAATGGGGGGTAATTGATTAATATACTGGGGTTCAATCACTGCTCCTGTACCACAACCCATCATGGCCAGATCCATCATTAAACCAAATGCTTGCCAATCTATGAGGTTTGTAGAAGTGCAGTTATAAGCTCCAGAGAAATTTTTCGACTTTTTTAACCATTCCGTATGACCCTAAGCCACATTGTCTCCAATATGACTCGGCTTCAGAACCGTGCGTGATACTTTCGCATCACACGGCTCCTCAATGATTTGGCTCTTTTAAGAGTACCAATTTGGGGTTGATGTCTTGGTATAGGTGTCACACTGCTTGACAGCGTTGAGAAATCCATGATGGTAGGTAAGGTACACCGGTTGACTTTCTTCAAACGCACGAAATACCCAATTAGCTTGGTCTTTGGAGCCAAAATATTTCTCGACCCACTGTTTGGTGGATTTGTGATTATGTCTGGCCTTCACCCAGGCAATTAATTTTAAGGTCATTAGGTGGTCTAGCTTTTGGAATGTTTTAGCACTATTAACAGGGAAATAATAGTTACTCCATCTGGTAATGATGGGATTTAGTCGTTTAATTAAGTCTAATTGGGATTGACAAGACTTAAATTTATCTATTTCTTGAGCTAGTTCCCCATAATGGGTTTTAATTGCTTCTTGACTGGGCTGGATGAAAGTTTGATACCTTTGTGGTTGGGAATGGGTTTTGATTTCATATTGGCGGATATTAAAGTCCAGAAAATTGAACCCAGGGGATTTTGTACCCTTGAGAGTTTGCTCCAAGTTGATTTGTATACCTAGATCACTCAGAAACTTCTCAATCAGTATTTTAGCCTTGATAATTACATCGAATTCAGAATCTAGCAGTGCAAATTCGCTGCCATGTCTAATCAAGGTTATTTCCTCTTTTTTACCTGGAATAGTTTTGCCATATTCTCGGACAATTTTTTCCATGCCATGGAGAGCAATACTGACTAAAAGCGGGGAAAGTAAACTACCGGGATGGATTATCTCTTGATTTAATAACCATGAGTTAAGATTGTATATACCCGATTTCATTCCTACCCTTATTTGCCTACGGAGTTTTGGGAAAGTATTTATCTTACTTAATAGCTTTTCGTAGTCAATTTGCTCGAAGTGTTGGGCAAGATTGGCACTGATAACATACTTGCTACCATACCTCATTGCCTCTTTAATAGCCATTATAGGATCCATATAAGTTTTACCCGGTCGGAATCCATAACTATGAGACTCAAATTTAGCCTCCCACTCAGGTTCTAGAGCCAGTTTAATCAATAATTGTTGTGCTTGGTATTCTGTTCTTACTTGGCGAATAGCAAGCATTTTGGCAGACCAGGAATTCAGCAGAGTCTTTTGCAGTTTACGCACTACCTTAACATCTCCCCGACTAGAGGCTTGAT is a window encoding:
- a CDS encoding reverse transcriptase N-terminal domain-containing protein; the encoded protein is MTKTRKTPMVVWAQINWRKLERAVYKLQQRIYQASSRGDVKVVRKLQKTLLNSWSAKMLAIRQVRTEYQAQQLLIKLALEPEWEAKFESHSYGFRPGKTYMDPIMAIKEAMRYGSKYVISANLAQHFEQIDYEKLLSKINTFPKLRRQIRVGMKSGIYNLNSWLLNQEIIHPGSLLSPLLVSIALHGMEKIVREYGKTIPGKKEEITLIRHGSEFALLDSEFDVIIKAKILIEKFLSDLGIQINLEQTLKGTKSPGFNFLDFNIRQYEIKTHSQPQRYQTFIQPSQEAIKTHYGELAQEIDKFKSCQSQLDLIKRLNPIITRWSNYYFPVNSAKTFQKLDHLMTLKLIAWVKARHNHKSTKQWVEKYFGSKDQANWVFRAFEESQPVYLTYHHGFLNAVKQCDTYTKTSTPNWYS